The Pyrenophora tritici-repentis strain M4 chromosome 2, whole genome shotgun sequence genome window below encodes:
- a CDS encoding UbiH, 2-polyprenyl-6-methoxyphenol hydroxylase and related FAD-dependent oxidoreductase — MGDFGETINTTTIADETDVLIVGAGPSGTSLGSFLGLQGIEGLIISEKPCPPSHPRANYLHMAGLECLREIGLEEKARAISYPVPEYSTWTRLVETMTGEEVYRAHVFGNSPHRKGEYYDASPSEALCLCQTDLEPLLIEYAESHGFKIRWNTRLVSFEQDLEKNIVISTLENTATGETYKVQSKQLAGADGADSTVVKQLDLPLVRGPGNGFVTSVWLDADLTHLTDHNRALLNYLQRPDKPQPEYGMMGIAHFIRPWKDWDISLFPHPTYKKLTATNEQVIERVKELVNDDTVEYKIKDVSVWNFEEVHAEHYSVGNVHGVGTAVHRHPPFGGLGISTCLEDSYNLAWKMAAVLKGKASKSLLDTYNAERQPAGEFVVKRTNENGRLNFRLYGMLGYFGPLGTDIRAEKRALLREDSEAGEAFRQQFRNAIRDLADEHHGLGAMMNQWYKSTAVYTADETEAPYWPEDFTDRSVKLYTSTYPGWRVPHAWLTPRQETPGPRLPLVSTRDVCGKGRFTLLTGIGGKALWAGAAEHVSKTTGIEIHVASIGFGQDYGDTEHRWFKVREVGEKGAVLVRPDRTVAWRAMKPMGDEAFTTAKLQLVMNSILGLEKKMAIRE; from the exons ATGGGTGACTTTGGAGAGACGatcaacaccaccaccatcgCTGATGAGACCGACGTTCTCATCGTTGGCGCAGGCCCTTCGGGTACTTCGCTGGGGTCCTTCTTGGGCCTTCAAG GAATCGAGGGCTTGATCATCTCTGAGAAACCATGCCCGCCTTCGCACCCTCGCGCCAACTATCTGCATATGGCAGGTCTGG AGTGCCTTCGCGAGATCGGCCTTGAGGAGAAGGCTAGGGCTATCTCCTATCCCGTACCTGAATACTCCACATGGACGCGTCTCGTCGAGACTATGACGGGAGAGGAGGTGTACAGGGCACATGTTTTTGGCAACAGCCCTCACCGGAAG GGTGAATACTACGATGCCAGTCCATCAGAGGCCCTTTGCCTCTGCCAGACAGATCTCGAACCCCTCCTCATCGAGTACGCCGAATCACATGGCTTCAAGATCCGTTGGAACACACGCCTCGTCAGTTTCGAGCAAGATCTCGAAAAGAACATCGTCATCAGCACGCTGGAAAACACAGCAACGGGCGAGACCTACAAGGTCCAATCCAAGCAGCTCGCCGGCGCCGACGGTGCCGACAGTACCGTAGTGAAGCAACTCGACCTCCCCCTCGTGCGAGGCCCCGGAAACGGTTTCGTAACCAGCGTCTGGTTGGACGCAGACCTAACTCACCTGACCGACCACAACCGCGCGCTCCTCAACTACCTCCAGCGCCCCGACAAGCCGCAGCCTGAATACGGCATGATGGGCATCGCGCACTTCATCCGGCCCTGGAAAGACTGGGACATATCCCTCTTCCCGCACCCGACATACAAGAAGCTCACAGCCACCAACGAGCAAGTCATCGAGCGCGTCAAGGAACTCGTCAACGACGACACTGTCGAGTACAAGATCAAAGACGTTAGTGTGTGGAACTTTGAAGAAGTCCACGCTGAACACTACTCCGTTGGTAACGTGCACGGCGTAGGAACAGCTGTGCACCGTCACCCTCCTTTCGGCGGCTTGGGCATAAGCACCTGCCTGGAGGATTCCTACAACCTAGCCTGGAAAATGGCGGCGGTTCTCAAGGGCAAAGCTTCAAAGTCCTTGCTTGATACTTACAACGCTGAACGCCAGCCCGCCGGCGAATTTGTCGTCAAGCGCACAAACGAGAACGGACGCCTAAACTTCCGCCTCTACGGCATGCTGGGCTACTTCGGCCCCCTAGGCACCGACATACGTGCGGAAAAGCGTGCGTTGCTGCGAGAAGACAGCGAGGCTGGAGAGGCTTTCCGCCAGCAATTCCGCAACGCGATACGCGACCTAGCAGACGAGCACCACGGCCTCGGCGCTATGATGAACCAATGGTACAAATCCACCGCCGTCTACACAGCCGATGAAACAGAGGCCCCATACTGGCCTGAAGACTTCACCGACCGCTCTGTCAAGTTGTACACCAGCACATACCCTGGCTGGCGCGTTCCCCACGCTTGGCTCACACCGCGCCAGGAAACGCCCGGTCCGCGTCTGCCTCTTGTTTCCACCCGTGATGTCTGCGGCAAAGGTCGCTTCACGCTCTTGACTGGTATCGGTGGTAAGGCTTTATGGGCGGGTGCTGCGGAGCACGTGTCCAAGACCACTGGTATTGAGATTCATGTGGCGAGCATTGGGTTTGGTCAGGATTACGGTG